In Quercus lobata isolate SW786 chromosome 12, ValleyOak3.0 Primary Assembly, whole genome shotgun sequence, a genomic segment contains:
- the LOC115970987 gene encoding plasma membrane ATPase 2-like — translation MVLIIAILNDGTIMTISKDRVKPSPLPDSWKLSEIFATGIVLGSNLALMTLIFFWAIYETDFFARHFHVTSLNQHNLSDSKAKDLDAKLASAVYLQVSTISQALTFVTRSQGWSFTERSGLLLVAAFLVAQLIATAISAMASWEFAGIASPAMGT, via the exons ATGGTCCTGATCATTGCCATTCTTAATGATG GTACTATCATGACAATTTCCAAAGACAGGGTCAAGCCGTCTCCACTTCCCGACAGTTGGAAGCTTAGTGAAATTTTTGCTACTGGGATTGTTTTAGGCAGTAACCTTGCTCTGATGACTCTTATATTTTTCTGGGCGATTTATGAAACAGATTTCTTTGCG aggcATTTCCATGTAACAAGCTTGAACCAGCATAATCTCTCAGATTCGAAGGCAAAAGATCTGGATGCAAAGCTAGCATCTGCTGTGTACCTTCAAGTTAGCACCATTAGCCAGGCTCTAACATTTGTGACTCGCTCCCAGGGCTGGTCATTCACGGAAAGATCTGGACTTCTTCTTGTTGCTGCCttccttgtagctcaactg ATTGCAACAGCAATATCTGCCATGGCATCATGGGAATTTGCTGGAATTG CATCCCCTGCCATGGGCACGTGA